In Trichoderma asperellum chromosome 1, complete sequence, a single window of DNA contains:
- a CDS encoding uncharacterized protein (EggNog:ENOG41~TransMembrane:1 (o969-987i)): protein MQSGSHAIGARPNGRPTQFQVNHESRKPLFSSSTARPDDNNENGLHVYTARTPAFGRAGASGTAGGVDNKKARPSSENLANASVVSSGGTRIPRMNSLPQTRRKPISLREAMEMAEGEEEAAKLMSEAGLDNPVPVDGSPSPAPRPWRTRTASEVSELRRIQGEDHLDTKARSKIPSVRNPSFSATLVGGKEAAVGASPARATLLSGGNGLARQRSNEFANPALRNALRLGPRATSTIGGDSNGLPDLVPGIEDPLSSIDPALSAATLVQESSPDKSFAWQMDEDFTAGELQISDSPRVRVGVRPFASRLGYRDGEKQDFDNLPRISNPGSRNTKLDEIRSLELKANGSQIPFASSARPRPANTKLDDIRTREGQVERQIPLPSRHLDTLKNTRLEEIRQREADGVSRRAFAAARLQEIKEQNAMARPRSPDEDFKSRAAFGLARRRLAKPDAADEAKKEELPPSRIGGGFGFGGIGGNGKTVSDTPATAFKRDPRRAEGDTAAKLDSEEQRKDSAIKPKLFDRKYDDRDLLRRLARAASSPTAETESRAKQLPTAAPADEEDKQTATKSIADRIASRLFASKRASSLPTPETKAATDGSAKDSEKPKPTVGFAGLQRTRSIESIKSKRSSMQSEPDPTDRIEAEMKLFAPSDNHSERGSLRAPSPPFDDESDEGNVRIKDEPEAEATPKPSKPDPLSMPTPRVTGAYVETPVTVKTEKAVLKSEDIKSSAEPFFPDRKLTFSSWRNRDQDAASDPGTTDDGDSVISKSAVVRKRRAKSLPQRRLPIKNSVKLPSVKDDMMELRRAYNIDDSTFDDLDEILSGRSLARAAKDLKSGSFGRSSAVDLDLDLDSEFDSADLIKREGKKDGKSSNSDGEIAAYERMNKTLQTGLLRIRSAKQGIERIEDRFSRAQPFSQGKKNMTKAPEGHEHHGHLSPQAGCPYCTSPSGATTVTYLHLALPRLYHQDPTFRLTWLGLLVFILSTWYAAESAMCAMYCRPTTCPASKSPCVWSFDDPTDFGTAIPIKLDQWITGGGGRQVASVVYEEAYDWIADIQDLALGRDIEDVDMETLSPEQKRRHRRRLRKKGLLAAREPRPEDQAKWDEWRAARLAKERGEEVRPQVYSKSTAAPTEDEESGWVKVKRSWGK from the coding sequence ATGCAAAGCGGGAGCCACGCAATTGGCGCCCGGCCGAACGGACGTCCGACGCAGTTCCAAGTGAATCACGAGAGCCGCAAGCCGTtattctccagcagcaccgcGCGGCCCGATGACAACAACGAAAATGGGTTGCACGTGTACACGGCGAGGACGCCGGCCTTTGGACGAGCAGGAGCTTCGGGGACCGCGGGCGGCGTCGACAATAAGAAAGCGAGGCCGTCCTCGGAGAACTTGGCCAACGCCAGCGTGGTCTCTTCAGGGGGCACGCGCATCCCGCGAATGAACAGCCTGCCGCAGACGCGCCGAAAGCCTATATCGCTGCGTGAGGCCATGGAGATGGCAGAgggcgaggaagaggcggCAAAGCTGATGTCAGAGGCCGGCCTGGACAATCCTGTTCCCGTTGACGGGTCGCCCAGCCCTGCGCCGCGGCCCTGGAGAACGAGGACAGCGTCCGAAGTCTCAGAACTGCGGCGAATACAGGGAGAGGACCATCTGGACACGAAGGCGCGAAGCAAGATCCCGTCGGTGCGCAATCCCAGCTTCAGTGCGACTCTGGTGGGAGGCAAGGAAGCTGCGGTGGGAGCATCGCCAGCAAGGGCCACCCTCCTCAGCGGCGGCAACGGCCTCGCACGGCAGCGATCGAACGAATTTGCTAACCCAGCTCTTCGTAACGCACTGCGATTGGGCCCTAGAGCTACCTCAACCATTGGCGGTGATAGCAATGGCCTTCCCGATCTAGTCCCAGGCATCGAGGATCCCCTGTCTTCTATCGATCCTGCTCTCTCTGCAGCAACCCTGGTTCAAGAATCTTCCCCAGACAAGAGCTTTGCGTGGCAGATGGATGAAGATTTTACAGCCGGCGAGCTGCAAATATCTGATAGTCCTCGAGTTAGGGTCGGCGTTCGGCCATTTGCCAGCCGGCTGGGATATCGCGACGGTGAAAAGCAAGACTTTGACAACTTACCTCGAATCTCCAACCCAGGTTCACGCAACACAAAATTAGACGAGATACGATCACTAGAGCTCAAGGCAAACGGCAGCCAGATACCATTTGCAAGCTCAGCACGCCCAAGGCCAGCAAACACAAAGTTGGATGATATACGCACAAGAGAAGGGCAGGTAGAGCGCCAGATTCCGCTGCCGAGCCGACACCTGGATACGTTAAAGAACACGAGACTGGAAGAGATTCGGCAGCGCGAAGCCGACGGAGTATCGAGACGGGCATTCGCCGCAGCTCGCCTTCAGGAAATCAAAGAGCAAAACGCCATGGCACGCCCCCGGTCACCCGACGAAGATTTCAAATCCCGTGCAGCCTTTGGGTTGGCACGCCGGCGCCTAGCCAAACCCGATGCGGCTGATGAGGCGAAAAAGGAGGAATTGCCGCCATCACGAATTGGGGGAGGATTTGGTTTTGGGGGGATTGGTGGTAATGGTAAGACGGTATCAGATACGCCCGCGACAGCCTTTAAGCGAGACCCGAGGCGTGCAGAGGGGGATACAGCAGCAAAGCTGGACAGCGAAGAGCAGAGAAAGGACAGCGCAATAAAGCCCAAGCTATTTGATCGAAAATACGACGACAGAGACCTGTTGCGACGGCTGGCAAGAGCCGCCAGCTCCCCGACAGCTGAGACCGAGTCCCGCGCAAAGCAGCTGCCCACCGCTGCGCCagctgacgaagaagataaaCAGACCGCTACCAAATCAATCGCCGATAGAATCGCCTCTCGCCTGTTTGCTTCAAAgcgcgcttcttctcttcccacGCCTGAGACTAAAGCAGCGACTGACGGCAGCGCTAAGGATTCCGAAAAGCCAAAGCCTACGGTGGGATTTGCCGGTCTGCAGCGCACACGATCGATTGAATCAATTAAGAGCAAGCGGTCCAGTATGCAGTCAGAACCGGACCCGACAGATAGGATAGAGGCGGAGATGAAGTTGTTTGCGCCTTCGGACAACCATTCTGAACGCGGCTCTCTTCGCGCGCCCTCCCCTCCTTTTGACGATGAATCGGATGAAGGTAACGTTAGGATCAAGGACGAGCCCGAAGCAGAGGCGACGCCGAAACCCTCCAAGCCGGATCCTTTATCCATGCCGACTCCAAGAGTGACTGGCGCCTATGTCGAAACGCCAGTTACTGTAAAGACAGAGAAAGCGGTGCTCAAATCCGAAGATATCAAATCATCTGCGGAACCGTTCTTCCCGGATAGGAAATTGACCTTTTCTTCCTGGAGAAACAGAGATCAAGACGCAGCTTCGGACCCCGGCACGACTGATGACGGCGACTCTGTAATCTCAAAGTCGGCAGTCGTTAGAAAGCGAAGGGCAAAGTCGCTGCCTCAACGCAGGCTGCCCATCAAGAACTCGGTCAAGCTTCCCTCTGTCAAGGATGACATGATGGAGCTGCGCCGCGCATACAACATTGACGACTCGACATTTGACGATTTAGATGAGATTCTGTCTGGCAGGAGTCTAGCCAGGGCTGCTAAAGACTTGAAGAGCGGCAGCTTTGGCCGGTCCTCGGCAGTCGACCTTGATCTAGACCTTGATTCAGAGTTTGACTCTGCGGACTTGATTAAGAGAGAAGGCAAAAAGGACGGTAAATCGTCAAATTCCGACGGCGAAATTGCTGCTTATGAGCGAATGAATAAGACGCTGCAAACTGGCCTTTTACGGATTCGCTCGGCAAAGCAAGGCATCGAACGCATCGAGGATCGATTCTCACGAGCCCAACCATTCTCGcagggaaagaagaacatGACTAAAGCCCCTGAAGGCCACGAGCACCATGGTCACCTCAGCCCTCAGGCAGGATGCCCGTACTGCACGTCGCCGTCGGGTGCTACTACAGTCACCTATCTTCATCTCGCGCTGCCACGACTATACCACCAAGATCCTACTTTCCGCCTCACCTGGCTTGGTCTGCTTGTTTTCATTCTCTCAACATGGTATGCCGCCGAGTCAGCCATGTGCGCCATGTACTGTCGACCAACCACCTGTCCTGCTTCCAAGTCGCCTTGCGTCTGGTCCTTTGATGACCCGACAGATTTCGGCACGGCCATACCCATCAAACTGGACCAGTGGATCACGGGCGGTGGAGGGCGCCAAGTGGCATCAGTTGTATATGAAGAGGCTTACGATTGGATTGCCGATATACAAGACCTGGCTTTGGGGCGCGACATTGAGGACGTGGATATGGAGACGCTCTCACCCGAACAGAAGCGTCGGCATAGACGCCGTCTGAGGAAAAAGGGCCTTTTGGCTGCTAGAGAACCGCGACCGGAAGACCAGGCGAAATGGGACGAGTGGCGAGCAGCAAGATTGGCAAAGGAGCGAGGTGAAGAGGTGAGGCCTCAGGTATATAGCAAAAGCACAGCGGCGCCgacagaggatgaagagagtgGATGGGTTAAGGTGAAGCGAAGCTGGGGGAAATGA
- a CDS encoding uncharacterized protein (EggNog:ENOG41), protein MGLRTDLSTGSGAVFSEDVLKIEVRGPHEDYLTIIDVPGIFRTTTQGTTKNDMALVRDMVKGYIKDDRTIILAVLPSNVDIATQEILELAEDYDKRGERTLGVLTKPDLVSEPSAQAAVCDLVQGKKRPLTLGYFLVRNRGSSSGFWGQSELDKLFQSKPWVDLPKGRVGIPALREQLTSLLNKLTRREFPKLVQDVNGQMRECKKELDGLGPPRQDEREQRIFLNRIAGTFQDRARAALAADYNADPVFGQDELRLITHVVNITDVFSADFRESAHSRQFENLELLKPQIAGEMGAERTVNCGHKAKQNPTDPIIDNLRGLLEKAKVDDITPGEFSELGDIITPLPDIPKPRGDFAAWINDVHLQSRGLDLGTFNPHFLSLSFAEQSCKWGDMTKVYMTRVIITLHRFIAAALKSVCPEDQARGHLWSAILEKVVESYKTAMDQAGLLIEVEQRKQPYTLNRQFSQALSKARGYRIIELLRPTARKDTKQYGDLQYMINLDDIAKAAEGKRNVEQLQEDIHDILQAYYSLAADRFIDNVFQLAVDYCLLHGPSSPLKVFTQEWVINLEPEELERIVGETKLAKRRRLRLVKKIEDLSNALKILKS, encoded by the coding sequence ATGGGTTTACGGACGGATCTCTCAACAGGAAGTGGCGCGGTGTTCAGTGAAGATGTCCTCAAGATCGAGGTGCGCGGGCCTCACGAGGACTATCTCACCATCATCGACGTCCCGGGAATCTTCCGTACCACGACACAAGGGACCACCAAGAATGACATGGCTTTGGTGAGGGATATGGTTAAGGGCTATATTAAAGACGACCGTACAATTATCTTGGCAGTGCTGCCGAGTAATGTCGACATTGCCACGCAGGAGATCTTGGAGCTTGCAGAAGATTACGACAAACGTGGAGAGCGTACCCTAGGTGTGCTCACCAAACCCGACTTAGTATCTGAGCCCAGTGCTCAGGCTGCTGTCTGTGACCTTGTTCAGGGGAAGAAACGCCCCCTTACCCTCGGATACTTCCTTGTCCGAAACCGCGGATCAAGTAGCGGCTTTTGGGGGCAGTCAGAGCTTGACAAGCTTTTCCAAAGCAAGCCATGGGTTGATCTTCCTAAAGGACGAGTAGGTATCCCAGCCCTTAGAGAGCAGCTTACCTCGCTGTTGAACAAACTTACCCGACGTGAGTTTCCCAAATTGGTCCAGGATGTCAATGGTCAAATGAGAGAGTGTAAGAAAGAGCTGGATGGCCTTGGACCGCCTCGCCAAGATGAGCGCGAGCAGCGCATTTTCCTCAATCGTATTGCTGGGACTTTCCAGGACCGTGCTAGAGCAGCATTAGCCGCCGACTATAATGCAGATCCGGTTTTTGGGCAAGACGAGCTTCGTCTGATCACCCACGTGGTGAACATAACCGATGTTTTCAGTGCCGACTTTCGAGAGAGTGCCCATTCACGACAATTTGAGAAtttggagctgctgaagccgcAGATAGCAGGTGAAATGGGAGCTGAGAGGACAGTTAATTGCGGCCataaagcaaaacaaaatccAACAGACCCGATAATAGATAACCTGCGAGGGTTGCTCGAGAAGGCAAAGGTAGATGACATTACACCAGGAGAATTTTCTGAACTCGGTGATATTATTACGCCTCTCCCGGACATTCCCAAGCCGCGAGGCGATTTTGCCGCATGGATCAACGACGTTCACTTACAGTCAAGAGGTCTGGATCTTGGCACCTTTAACCcacattttctttctttatcttttgcAGAACAGTCATGCAAATGGGGCGATATGACCAAGGTCTATATGACCAGAGTCATCATTACCCTTCATCGTTtcatcgccgccgctctCAAGTCCGTCTGTCCTGAGGACCAAGCTCGCGGCCATTTATGGTCCGCCATCCTTGAGAAAGTGGTGGAGAGCTATAAGACCGCAATGGACCAAGCCGGTCTGCTGATTGAAGTCGAACAGCGTAAGCAGCCTTATACGCTAAACCGGCAATTTTCTCAGGCTCTATCGAAAGCTCGTGGCTACCGGATCATAGAGCTGTTGCGTCCTACGGCCAGGAAGGACACCAAGCAGTACGGAGATCTTCAGTACATGATTAATTTAGATGACATTGCCAAAGCTGCCGAAGGAAAGCGGAATGtggagcagctgcaagaAGATATCCATGACATTCTTCAGGCTTACTACAGTCTAGCCGCTGATCGCTTTATCGACAATGTTTTCCAATTGGCCGTTGACTATTGTTTGTTACATGGTCCCTCCAGTCCGTTGAAAGTTTTCACACAGGAGTGGGTCATCAACTTGGAACCTGAGGAACTCGAGCGGATAGTTGGCGAGACAAAATTGGCCAAGAGGCGTCGTTTGAGGCTGgtgaagaagattgaagacTTATCTAATGCCTTGAAGATTCTCAAGTCGTGA
- a CDS encoding uncharacterized protein (EggNog:ENOG41), with protein MSSERPDEAKLIRAAMSGDRETIELLLSTDRPLQSRPTLLSISSKKIALDINATDKIGRTALHWIASRGHEDCVDIIMNHPGTTSLIPNKDGRTPLHEAVMKDHANIVEKFFTYDIFRENIDKVDHYERTALHWAALGGYDKILQTLVQNGANVKLRSNDGKTALHVAANTSRNTTKWILLRAWVAQGCDEGVIRELLDDDKVQTDAKDKDSRTLLSYASESGNEAIFRPLVETGASIDAKDDDGRTPLHWAAANGHEGLIKLLVEKVADIEARDKNGRTALSRAAESGQEGVIKLLVEKGADIKAKDFTGWTALSWAAVNGHEGAVKLLVEKGADIEVKDNEGRTPLHKAAANGHEGIVNLLVKKGADIEAKDKNGQTPLHLAAENGHEGAIKLLVEKEADIKAKDENGQTLLHLAAENGHEGAVKLLVEKGADIEVKEDEGRTPLHKAAANGHEGIVNLLVKKGADIKAKDENGQTPLHWAARGKHEGAIKLLVEKGADIKARDKNGQMPLHVAGANRHKGLKKRRKKKERSYLDYRRFLVEM; from the coding sequence ATGTCCAGTGAACGGCCAGACGAGGCTAAGCTGATTCGAGCGGCGATGAGCGGCGACAGAGAGACAATTGAACTTCTTTTATCGACGGATCGCCCTTTACAGAGTCGGCCGACTCTGCTTAGCATTTCTAGCAAAAAGATCGCTCTAGACATCAATGCTACAGATAAGATAGGAAGAACTGCATTGCATTGGATAGCAAGCCGAGGTCATGAAGATTGCGTGGACATAATCATGAATCATCCAGGGACTACATCTCTTATCCCTAACAAAGACGGGCGAACGCCCCTTCATGAAGCAGTTATGAAAGATCATGCGAATATTGTGGAGAAATTTTTCACATACGACATTTTCCGCGAAAACATCGATAAAGTAGATCACTACGAACGAACAGCCCTGCATTGGGCAGCGTTAGGAGGCTACGACAAAATATTGCAGACGCTCGTGCAGAATGGCGCCAATGTCAAGCTAAGGTCCAATGATGGGAAAACTGCGCTGCATGTAGCTGCAAATACAAGCCGCAACACGACAAAGTGGATTCTGCTTCGTGCCTGGGTCGCGCAAGGATGCGACGAGGGAGTCATTCGAGAACTCCTTGATGATGATAAAGTTCAAACTGAtgcaaaagacaaagattCGCGGACACTACTATCATATGCATCCGAGAGCGGAAACGAGGCAATCTTCAGGCCGCTGGTCGAGACGGGCGCTAGCATCGACGCCAAGGATGACGATGGTCGGACTCCGCTACACTGGGCAGCTGCAAATGGGCATGAGGGTCTTATTAAGCTACTAGTTGAGAAAGTAGCAGATATTGAGGCAAGGGATAAGAATGGCCGGACGGCGCTATCCCGGGCAGCTGAGAGTGGGCAAGAGGGTGTTATTAAGCTACTAGTTGAGAAAGGAGCAGATATTAAGGCCAAGGATTTTACGGGCTGGACGGCGCTATCCTGGGCAGCTGTAAATGGGCATGAGGGAGCTGTTAAGCTGCTAGTTGAGAAAGGAGCAGATATTGAGGTAAAGGATAATGAAGGCCGGACGCCGCTACATAAGGCAGCTGCAAATGGGCATGAGGGCATTGTTAACCTGCTGGTTAAGAAAGGAGCAGATATTGAAGCAAAGGATAAGAATGGCCAGACGCCGCTACACTTGGCAGCTGAGAATGGGCATGAGGGAGCTATTAAGCTACTGgttgaaaaagaagcagatatTAAAGCAAAGGATGAAAATGGCCAGACGCTGCTACACTTAGCAGCTGAGAATGGGCATGAGGGAGCTGTTAAGCTGCTAGTTGAGAAAGGAGCAGATATTGAGGTAAAGGAGGATGAAGGCCGGACGCCGCTACATAAGGCAGCTGCAAATGGGCATGAGGGCATTGTTAACCTGCTGGTTAAGAAAGGAGCAGATATTAAAGCAAAGGATGAAAATGGCCAGACGCCGCTACACTGGGCAGCTAGGGGTAAGCATGAGGGAGCTATTAAGCTGCTGGTTGAGAAAGGAGCAGATATTAAGGCAAGGGATAAGAATGGCCAGATGCCGCTACATGTGGCAGGTGCAAATAGGCATAAGGGTCTTAAGAagcggcgaaaaaaaaaagagcgctCCTATTTGGACTATAGAAGATTCCTAGTTGAAATGTAG
- a CDS encoding uncharacterized protein (EggNog:ENOG41~TransMembrane:6 (o6-26i160-178o190-208i300-318o330-350i489-509o)) — protein sequence MKWMIITVLFPELVLIHAMFEFHMAWKALRLMEENKKSVEWPWWSRKPTLSWLPCRRRYLDSRNKNPESQPANDLESGDVKNLERQHDDNFENQDNTDESKKPKWTLAHCYFANMGGFMYVNGEGRLLATAQHLAEAKDLSYANPETTVEDIKDKSKQDWLAKLFAALQISQLILSVITRHIQGVDFSQLETVTLCFAICGVLIYWTYFHKPQNIERPVELKIHMLLSNDISQNKANDAQKAIAWFSSLQSEKTFDSFWAIMLNKQTGSKKTDSGKSEKAPRISNDNIPVYKGNNDVHPAVYLLALASGLFGAIHAIAWRFEFPTDVEKLLWQIATCISAASPVLGLLVIPFAQFTKASGDPELFAGNCLRLMHEYSWHASSTSRITDAIEELENAIAKGELKKYSAIFCETGDNSLMIDLRDFLDLKGNFENLRTEPFELHDDKGFVQNFHHLVNSVNGTETKKIDDAARTGVWPRQPLLPRGVNQGVLYSTGFLYCASRLIILAISFSSLRKMPGSVYTTTNWTEYMPTFGAMGG from the coding sequence atgaagtggATGATAATAACTGTGCTGTTCCCCGAATTGGTCTTGATTCACGCCATGTTTGAATTCCACATGGCATGGAAAGCCCTCCGATTGATggaagagaacaaaaagtCTGTCGAGTGGCCTTGGTGGTCTCGAAAACCAACATTATCATGGCTGCCATGCCGTCGCCGGTATTTAGACTCAAGAAACAAAAATCCGGAGAGCCAACCTGCCAATGACTTGGAGAGCGGAGACGTCAAAAATTTGGAGAGGCAACATGACGACAATTTTGAGAACCAAGATAACACAGACGAATCAAAAAAGCCCAAATGGACTTTGGCTCACTGTTATTTTGCCAACATGGGCGGTTTCATGTATGTCAATGGAGAGGGACGACTTCTGGCTACAGCTCAACACCTGGCGGAGGCGAAGGACCTTTCATACGCAAACCCAGAGACCACAGTGGAAGATATCAAAGATAAAAGCAAGCAGGATTGGTTGGCTAAGCTCTTTGCTGCTCTTCAAATCTCGCAACTCATCCTTTCCGTCATTACGCGACATATTCAAGGTGTAGACTTTTCGCAGCTTGAAACAGTCACACTCTGCTTTGCCATTTGCGGCGTGCTGATATACTGGACCTATTTTCATAAACCCCAAAATATTGAACGGCCTGTTGAGCTCAAAATTCATATGCTACTTTCTAACGACATATCACAAAACAAAGCCAATGATGCTCAAAAGGCTATCGCTTGGTTCTCGTCGTTACAGTCAGAGAAGACTTTTGATAGTTTTTGGGCAATCATGCTGAATAAACAAACTGGTTCCAAGAAGACTGACAGTGGCAAGTCCGAGAAGGCACCCAGAATCTCGAACGATAATATACCGGTTTACAAAGGCAACAATGACGTTCATCCCGCGGTATATTTACTGGCACTAGCTTCTGGGCTTTTTGGTGCTATACATGCAATTGCCTGGCGGTTTGAGTTTCCTACTGAtgtggagaagctgctttgGCAAATAGCTACGTGCATTTCCGCAGCGAGCCCCGTCCTTGGCCTGCTTGTGATCCCCTTTGCCCAGTTTACAAAGGCATCTGGAGATCCCGAGCTATTCGCGGGAAATTGCCTAAGGCTAATGCACGAATATTCCTGGCACGCCTCCAGTACATCCCGGATCACCGATGCAATCGAAGAATTAGAAAATGCCATCGCTAAAGGCgaactaaagaaatattcAGCAATCTTTTGCGAGACAGGAGATAACTCGCTCATGATTGATCTTCGAGACTTTTTGGACTTGAAAGGTAACTTTGAAAATTTACGTACGGAACCATTTGAGCTACACGATGACAAGGGATTTGTTCAAAACTTTCACCATCTTGTCAATTCAGTGAATGGTACAGAGACCAAGAAAATCGACGATGCAGCTCGAACTGGCGTGTGGCCCAGGCAGCCGCTGCTTCCCCGCGGTGTCAATCAGGGTGTTTTGTACTCGACTGGGTTTCTTTACTGCGCTTCTCGTCTGATAATACTGGCAATTTCGTTTTCCAGTCTTCGGAAGATGCCCGGATCTGTTTATACCACGACAAATTGGACCGAGTACATGCCCACGTTTGGTGCAATGGGTGGATGA
- a CDS encoding uncharacterized protein (EggNog:ENOG41) translates to MTSNDDKDRSLREISKDHETSIISQLVDIGSEHNQQRHAKFLPFIRRLQCLELKGGSTQLRRTSINAFDEGEYVALSYTWQHSEFEYNHSGRYYVEDWDDKRLKPSAVRNCVFDRVLGYMRHAQVQFLWIDAHCICQDTRGVAACAIHDRCTHKRDALPAMDLVYQLSDYPVALLARPLQSKSELDLLKRILSGNFVYGSHPYRLPPAITVNKATEALRLLHEITRDLWWSRAWTFQENYRGGKEMRLLIRHDGSLERQKLQHQILFGDMPGELCIRSINFSKEATRLCLALDRVNLSPDDKSRIEHVKRAAGRYTELLPKSSAMTPTIVADIEKRGMEKPWDRLAIVANCCQYTTLLDYEVLSKQGCSLSLSVLAMCLLNGEILDNSDSSPAPVASLTTSAFLERKLFKAFSAPADDTKTLTFNKGCRLTDVKLTAHGILAKGHLWKLGRVINTKTFGWKLPWINNPNGRLKRDQRRRLLQLVYCLNDLEHFPLAERIDQYLADDAEFDASEDFGSFTEMYFHHMADELASAIEAGRKLRLGSIYNPTGQTEFYRAVFVWSGDDEYEYETECEDNDMSEYENVYEDEVQLPPAYAFTSAWLRNPGSETHDVNDIDRHVSLEVSRKKSPYGNGFQHLRVRRWLLGLCFFEGCPRTEVVFPWPRALQACS, encoded by the coding sequence ATGACCAGCAATGACGATAAAGACCGGTCGCTTCGCGAAATCAGCAAGGACCACGAAACATCCATCATCTCGCAGCTCGTTGATATTGGCAGCGAGCACAATCAGCAAAGACACGCCAAGTTTCTCCCCTTTATCAGGCGGCTCCAGTGTCTCGAGCTGAAAGGCGGAAGCACACAGCTGCGCCGCACGTCTATCAACGCCTTCGACGAGGGAGAGTACGTCGCGCTATCATATACCTGGCAGCATTCAGAGTTTGAATATAATCACAGCGGGCGGTACTACGTCGAGGACTGGGATGACAAGCGTCTCAAACCTTCGGCCGTTCGGAACTGCGTTTTTGATCGCGTCCTCGGTTACATGCGCCACGCCCAGGTTCAGTTCCTCTGGATCGACGCCCACTGCATCTGCCAAGATACGCGCGGCGTTGCGGCCTGCGCCATCCATGACCGCTGCACTCATAAGCGCGATGCTCTCCCGGCCATGGACCTCGTCTATCAGCTCAGCGATTACCCCGTTGCGTTGCTAGCCCGTCCGCTGCAGAGTAAATCTGAGCTGGATCTCCTCAAACGCATCCTCTCGGGGAATTTCGTGTACGGCAGCCATCCATATCGGCTCCCGCCAGCAATTACTGTTAATAAGGCGACAGAGGCCTTGCGGCTACTTCATGAGATCACCCGGGACCTTTGGTGGAGCCGCGCCTGGACTTTCCAGGAGAACTATCGTGGCGGAAAGGAAATGCGGCTGCTGATCCGCCATGATGGATCACTAGAGCGGCAGAAGCTACAGCATCAGATATTATTTGGTGACATGCCAGGCGAGCTATGCATACGGTCCATCAATTTCTCCAAGGAGGCGACGCGCCTGTGCCTGGCACTTGACAGGGTAAATCTGTCGCCAGACGACAAGAGTCGGATCGAACATGTGAAGCGAGCGGCGGGGAGGTATACCGAGCTACTACCCAAGTCAAGCGCCATGACACCGACAATAGTCGCTGATATTGAGAAGCGCGGGATGGAAAAGCCATGGGACCGGCTGGCCATTGTTGCAAATTGCTGTCAATACACCACGCTATTGGACTATGAAGTTCTCAGCAAGCAGGGTTGTAGCTTGAGTTTGTCGGTGCTGGCCATGTGTTTGCTCAACGGCGAGATTCTCGACAATAGCGACAGCAGCCCAGCGCCAGTGGCCTCGCTAACGACGTCGGCGTTTCTCGAGAGAAAACTGTTCAAAGCATTCAGCGCGCCCGCGGATGACACCAAGACGCTCACATTCAATAAGGGCTGCCGACTGACCGACGTGAAACTGACAGCGCATGGCATCTTGGCAAAGGGGCACTTGTGGAAGTTGGGCCGTGTCATTAACACCAAGACATTTGGGTGGAAACTGCCCTGGATCAACAACCCGAACGGTCGACTAAAACGGGATCAACGAAGGCGTCTACTGCAGCTGGTTTACTGCTTGAATGATCTAGAACACTTTCCTCTTGCTGAACGCATTGATCAATATCTTGCCGACGATGCGGAGTTTGACGCCAGTGAGGACTTCGGTTCCTTTACTGAGATGTATTTCCATCACATGGCTGACGAGTTGGCATCAGCGATTGAGGCAGGCCGAAAGCTGAGGCTGGGTAGCATATATAACCCGACGGGACAGACGGAATTCTACCGTGCAGTATTTGTGTGGTCTGGTGATGACGAATATGAATATGAGACTGAGTGCGAGGACAATGATATGAGTGAATACGAAAATGTATACGAGGACGAGGTGCAGCTGCCGCCGGCGTATGCCTTCACTTCGGCATGGCTCCGAAACCCAGGCTCAGAGACTCACGACGTCAACGACATCGATCGCCACGTCTCGCTTGAGGTCAGCCGTAAGAAATCTCCATACGGCAACGGTTTCCAGCACCTCCGCGTCCGCAGGTGGCTGCTCGGCTTGTGCTTCTTCGAGGGATGCCCCCGTACTGAAGTGGTGTTTCCCTGGCCGCGGGCGTTACAAGCGTGCAGTTAA
- a CDS encoding uncharacterized protein (EggNog:ENOG41), with the protein MVRIEIYVNGRLLPRSILVPPPEEPPACCHCGGQSKKFITRSTNRNGNAGRPYYKCTCCSKFLAFADDRGNDPNNPRCDCGVSSKRQLASREKGRKIHYVCRLGKCNFYDVQLSAIDGSVATVEGDELASALAMLSIF; encoded by the exons ATG GTCCGCATAGAAATATATGTCAACGGCAGGCTTCTGCCAAGGAGCATTCTTGTGCCACCCCCTGAGGAGCCTCCTGCTTGTTGTCATTGTGGAGGACAGAGCAAGAAATTCATAACTCGCTCAACAAATCGGAACGGAAACGCAGGACGGCCGTATTATAAATGCACTTGCTGCTCGAAATTCCTTGCATTTGCTGATGATCGAGGAAACGATCCTAACAATCCAAGGTGCGATTGTGGAGTTTCCAGTAAGAGACAGCTGGCAAGCCGTGAGAAGGGACGCAAGATACACTACGTATGCAGGCTGGGTAAATGTAACTTTTATGATGTGCAACTAAGCGCAATTGACGGCAGTGTAGCGACGGTGGAAGGAGATGAGCTTGCATCAGCATTGGCTATGCTAAGTATATTCTAA